The Budorcas taxicolor isolate Tak-1 chromosome 5, Takin1.1, whole genome shotgun sequence genome includes a window with the following:
- the TRMU gene encoding mitochondrial tRNA-specific 2-thiouridylase 1 isoform X1, which translates to MQAARHVVCAVSGGVDSAVAALLLRRRGYRVTGVFMKNWDSLDERGVCTADRDCEDAYRVCRILDIPFRQVSYVKEYWNDVFSDFLNEYEKGRTPNPDIVCNKHIKFRCFFNYAVDNLGADAVATGHYARTSLEDEEVFQQKHIKRPEGLFRNRFEVRNAVKLLQAADSFKDQTFFLSQVPQEALRRTLFPLGELTKDFVKKIAAENRLHHVLQKKESMGICFIGKRNFENFILEYLQPRPGRFISIEDNKVLGTHKGWFLYTLGQRANIGGLREPWYVVEKDGAKGDVLVAPRTDHPALYRDLLRTGRVHWIAEEPPAALVRDKMMECHFRFRHQMALVPCVLTLNQDGTVWVTAVKAVRALAPGQFAVFYKGDECLGSGKILRLGPSAYTLQKGQRTSSMATEGSSDSPGLGPAP; encoded by the exons ATGCAGGCGGCTCGGCACGTCGTGTGCGCCGTCTCCGGCGGCGTGGACAGCGCGGTGGCAGCGCTGCTGCTGAGGCGGAGAG GTTACCGGGTGACAGGGGTGTTTATGAAGAACTGGGACTCCCTGGACGAGCGCGGCGTTTGCACTGCCGACAGAGACTGCGAGGATGCCTACAGAGTGTGCCGGATCCTGGACATCCCCTTCCGCCAGGTGTCCTACGTGAAGGAGTACTGGAATGACGTGTTCAG tgattttttaaatgaatatgaaaaaggaagaaCCCCTAATCCTGACATAGTCTGCAACAAGCATATCAAATTCCGCTGTTTTTTTAATTATGCTGTGGATAACCTTG GCGCAGATGCGGTGGCGACAGGTCACTATGCAAGAACGTCCCTGGAGGATGAAGAGGTGTTCCAGCAGAAGCACATCAAGAGGCCGGAAGGGCTCTTCAGAAACCGGTTTGAAGTTAGGAACG CGGTAAAACTCCTCCAGGCAGCTGACAGCTTTAAAGACCAGACCTTCTTTCTCAGCCAGGTTCCCCAGGAGGCGCTCAGGAGAACCCTCTTTCCCCTGGGGGAGCTAACGAAAGATTTCGTAAAGAAAATAGCTGCTGAGAACAGACTTCATCACGTGCTTCAGAAGAAGGAG AGCATGGGCATCTGTTTTATTGGTAAAAGGAACTTTGAAAATTTCATCCTTGAG TATTTACAGCCTCGACCTGGTCGGTTTATTTCTATAGAAGACAACAAGGTTCTGGGGACACATAAAG GCTGGTTCCTGTACACTTTGGGCCAAAGAGCCAACATAGGAGGCTTACGGGAGCCCTGGTACGTGGTGGAGAAGGATGGTGCCAAGGGCGACGTGCTTGTG GCCCCCCGGACAGACCACCCGGCCCTGTACAGGGACCTGCTGCGGACTGGCCGTGTTCACTGGATCGCAGAGGAGCCGCCTGCTGCCCTGGTCCGCGACAAGATGATGGAGTGTCACTTCCGCTTCCGCCACCAGATGGCGCTAG TGCCCTGCGTGCTGACCCTCAACCAGGACGGCACCGTGTGGGTGACAGCTGTGAAGGCTGTGCGCGCGCTCGCCCCAGGACAG TTCGCCGTGTTCTACAAAGGGGACGAGTGCCTGGGCAGCGGGAAGATCCTACGTCTGGGGCCGTCCGCCTACACACTGCAAAAGGGCCAGAGGACATCCAGCATGGCCACGGAGGGCTCCAGTGACAGCCCGGGCCTGGGGCCTGCACCCTGA
- the TRMU gene encoding mitochondrial tRNA-specific 2-thiouridylase 1 isoform X2, whose translation MPTECAGSWTSPSASDFLNEYEKGRTPNPDIVCNKHIKFRCFFNYAVDNLGADAVATGHYARTSLEDEEVFQQKHIKRPEGLFRNRFEVRNAVKLLQAADSFKDQTFFLSQVPQEALRRTLFPLGELTKDFVKKIAAENRLHHVLQKKESMGICFIGKRNFENFILEYLQPRPGRFISIEDNKVLGTHKGWFLYTLGQRANIGGLREPWYVVEKDGAKGDVLVAPRTDHPALYRDLLRTGRVHWIAEEPPAALVRDKMMECHFRFRHQMALVPCVLTLNQDGTVWVTAVKAVRALAPGQFAVFYKGDECLGSGKILRLGPSAYTLQKGQRTSSMATEGSSDSPGLGPAP comes from the exons ATGCCTACAGAGTGTGCCGGATCCTGGACATCCCCTTCCGCCAG tgattttttaaatgaatatgaaaaaggaagaaCCCCTAATCCTGACATAGTCTGCAACAAGCATATCAAATTCCGCTGTTTTTTTAATTATGCTGTGGATAACCTTG GCGCAGATGCGGTGGCGACAGGTCACTATGCAAGAACGTCCCTGGAGGATGAAGAGGTGTTCCAGCAGAAGCACATCAAGAGGCCGGAAGGGCTCTTCAGAAACCGGTTTGAAGTTAGGAACG CGGTAAAACTCCTCCAGGCAGCTGACAGCTTTAAAGACCAGACCTTCTTTCTCAGCCAGGTTCCCCAGGAGGCGCTCAGGAGAACCCTCTTTCCCCTGGGGGAGCTAACGAAAGATTTCGTAAAGAAAATAGCTGCTGAGAACAGACTTCATCACGTGCTTCAGAAGAAGGAG AGCATGGGCATCTGTTTTATTGGTAAAAGGAACTTTGAAAATTTCATCCTTGAG TATTTACAGCCTCGACCTGGTCGGTTTATTTCTATAGAAGACAACAAGGTTCTGGGGACACATAAAG GCTGGTTCCTGTACACTTTGGGCCAAAGAGCCAACATAGGAGGCTTACGGGAGCCCTGGTACGTGGTGGAGAAGGATGGTGCCAAGGGCGACGTGCTTGTG GCCCCCCGGACAGACCACCCGGCCCTGTACAGGGACCTGCTGCGGACTGGCCGTGTTCACTGGATCGCAGAGGAGCCGCCTGCTGCCCTGGTCCGCGACAAGATGATGGAGTGTCACTTCCGCTTCCGCCACCAGATGGCGCTAG TGCCCTGCGTGCTGACCCTCAACCAGGACGGCACCGTGTGGGTGACAGCTGTGAAGGCTGTGCGCGCGCTCGCCCCAGGACAG TTCGCCGTGTTCTACAAAGGGGACGAGTGCCTGGGCAGCGGGAAGATCCTACGTCTGGGGCCGTCCGCCTACACACTGCAAAAGGGCCAGAGGACATCCAGCATGGCCACGGAGGGCTCCAGTGACAGCCCGGGCCTGGGGCCTGCACCCTGA